The genome window CAATGTGTAATCGGTAGGAATAGTACTTCCATTTGAATCAAGTTCTTTAAAATCGCGACTGAATGTTGCTCTAGACCAAAAATTTCTAAATGACAAGCTCAGCGCTTGCTTGTTATTAAAATTATAAGTTCCAGAGATTCTGTTTTCTACCGAGTGTGTATGACGTCTACTGACTATAGGGTTGTCGTCCACGTCTGTATTTACATAACTCATACGATTGTCGTTTTTGTCCCATGATAGTCGGTAAATAAGCAAGAATTCATCTGAGAATCTATATCTAGGGCTCAAAGTAAAGTTATAGCTTTCTTCCAGGTCATTAAATCTTTTAAGCCGGCCCATTCTCACATCTGTTGCAAACTTCTTACGATAATCTGTAGAGATAAAACCTCCCGTAAAATAGGCAGGCTCATACCGCACGACTTGTCCTGTTTTACGAGCTTCAAATTGATTTAAATTTCTGGTAAAGAAATTAAAATCTCCACCGAATGCCAGACGTTCTCTAGTAGAAAAGAAAGGGTTGATGTTGAACTCGCTGTTGGTATGTAAATCTGGGTCGATTTGTCTTCGATGTCTTATTCTGAAGTCTACATCGTACCTATTGAAGATACCAACAGGTGTAAACTGATTGTATTTCAAGTCTGCTGCAAAGGTTTGCGTATTGTTTTGAAAATTACGTCCTAAATCATTAGGATTCCAATTTTTATCACGGTAAAAGTGAGCTAGACTAGGTCTCCATCTACCAGTAGTTTTGCGCCATCTCGCCTCGCTTGCAACACCAGTTTCAGTTCCCGTAGGAGTAAACCGATTACTCATCTTTAATTCTGCTCGGTAATTATTTGAAGCGTTTTTATCGTTGTGGTCGAGCACCAAAGCATTAACTACCGCATCTGTAAAGCTCCCATTTCTTATCGTACTTGCTGTAGATAAAGCAATAGAACTATTTTTACTGAATTGTTGGTCCAGGATAAACATGTTATAATTGGTAAAAGCTTCTGTAATTTCTGTGCGTCGCTCGTTATTAAGTAAGTTTTCAATAGTAGCTTCTGTCTTTTCGGTTATGGCATTTAAAAAACCTACACCTAATCTATCTTTTGTTCTTCCCGTAATTTTTACAGCATTGAGCAATTGTGCACTATTGGGATTATCTATAATATCTTCATTTTCTAATAGCTCTAGGTTACCAAAGCCGCTAGGTGTCTGTCCTATTCTTCGAGAAAAGAAAATCCCTCCTTTATTAAACAAATCAGTTCCTTCATTAAAAAAGGCCCTGTTTTCTCCAAAGGTTTGTTCAAAAGGTCCCAGATTAAGAACAACTTGATCAAAAGCTACTTGACCAAAATCTGGAATCAAAGTCGCGTCCAGAGTGAAGGCGTCGTTGATCCCGTATTTAAGATCCATTCCAGCGCTGTATTCTGTGGTGTTTACTCCATCAAAACGATCATTAACTATGGTGGTATATGGATAAAGGTTCAATCTCAACGGCGGATTTATTTTTTCTACTCCTGTCATTAAGGCATCGTATTGTGTTTCTATTCCCTTAGTAATATCTATCAAGTTATAAGTGTACTCTTCATTCAGCGCGCGTATTCTTCTAAAAATTTGAAAACTCCAGTTTTGTTTTTCTATTTCTGGGAATCTCAGTGTTCTGTAAGGGATCCTCATTTCCACAAACCAGCCAAGTTTATTAATGCTTGTCTCGGATTTAAAAACAACATTGTAGCTAAAGTCTTCACGTCCACCTTCGGCAATGGCATCACCCAATGCGTTGGCACTAGTGGCATAAAACTTTGTTTGATTGATTTGGTTGTTATAGGTGTTTAAAAAGAAGCCAAACACATCTGCCTGAGCATCTATTTCATCTCTTTGAGAAAATTGTCGGGGTATACTTTCTGGATCGCTGTCGTAAAGAAATGCTGCAACATAAAGAGCCTTATCATCATAAGCAATTTTAAACTCTGTCTTATGAGTATCTCGTTCTTTTTGGCCATTTGTCGGCTGTGTCATTACAAAATCACCACCTGTAGGAATAGCATCCCAAAATTTTTCAAAGGGCTCACCATCGACGCTAGGTACGGTAGTTACCCGAGTAGCATTATACACTTTTCTCTTGATTTCAAGAGTGTCTTGAGCTATTTGTGATTCCGCTTTCGCGAAAGCGAGAATTATAATTAACCAGGTAAA of Nonlabens sp. Ci31 contains these proteins:
- a CDS encoding DUF5916 domain-containing protein, with product MQFKYIFTWLIIILAFAKAESQIAQDTLEIKRKVYNATRVTTVPSVDGEPFEKFWDAIPTGGDFVMTQPTNGQKERDTHKTEFKIAYDDKALYVAAFLYDSDPESIPRQFSQRDEIDAQADVFGFFLNTYNNQINQTKFYATSANALGDAIAEGGREDFSYNVVFKSETSINKLGWFVEMRIPYRTLRFPEIEKQNWSFQIFRRIRALNEEYTYNLIDITKGIETQYDALMTGVEKINPPLRLNLYPYTTIVNDRFDGVNTTEYSAGMDLKYGINDAFTLDATLIPDFGQVAFDQVVLNLGPFEQTFGENRAFFNEGTDLFNKGGIFFSRRIGQTPSGFGNLELLENEDIIDNPNSAQLLNAVKITGRTKDRLGVGFLNAITEKTEATIENLLNNERRTEITEAFTNYNMFILDQQFSKNSSIALSTASTIRNGSFTDAVVNALVLDHNDKNASNNYRAELKMSNRFTPTGTETGVASEARWRKTTGRWRPSLAHFYRDKNWNPNDLGRNFQNNTQTFAADLKYNQFTPVGIFNRYDVDFRIRHRRQIDPDLHTNSEFNINPFFSTRERLAFGGDFNFFTRNLNQFEARKTGQVVRYEPAYFTGGFISTDYRKKFATDVRMGRLKRFNDLEESYNFTLSPRYRFSDEFLLIYRLSWDKNDNRMSYVNTDVDDNPIVSRRHTHSVENRISGTYNFNNKQALSLSFRNFWSRATFSRDFKELDSNGSTIPTDYTLTDDFDPDANFNVWNLDLSYRWRFAPGSEATLLYRNSIFNFDNQGDIAFQDSLDELFTQPSRHNLSLRVTYFLDFNDAKRWFKA